A part of Kitasatospora acidiphila genomic DNA contains:
- a CDS encoding nuclear transport factor 2 family protein, which yields MQEETARSAVDTFISAFNASDDSYVTALLSQALTSDVVFWGPLGRSEGIAAVERFVLDIRRHPAGTGTMARCSAVDMPDEWARYQWVFTTPDGGPRLAGTDIVHLRRSRIDQVIVFAGEIEPSAS from the coding sequence ATGCAGGAAGAGACGGCACGCTCCGCGGTCGACACGTTCATCTCCGCGTTCAACGCCTCGGACGACAGCTATGTGACTGCCCTGCTCTCCCAGGCCCTGACCTCAGACGTGGTCTTCTGGGGGCCGTTGGGTCGCAGCGAAGGAATCGCGGCGGTCGAGCGGTTCGTGCTGGACATCCGGCGCCACCCGGCGGGGACCGGCACGATGGCGCGGTGCTCAGCGGTGGACATGCCCGACGAGTGGGCCCGGTACCAGTGGGTCTTCACCACGCCGGATGGAGGCCCCCGCCTGGCGGGAACGGACATCGTCCATCTGCGGCGGAGCCGCATCGACCAGGTCATCGTCTTTGCGGGGGAGATCGAGCCGTCCGCCTCCTGA
- a CDS encoding GNAT family N-acetyltransferase produces the protein MNTNTLTAKTIDCTWVEDAKRVNLAELSALYKMVSMGEKPPQSLAIALSNSMFVCFVYAGDMLIGAGRVLGDGVDTAYLADIAVHPDYQGLGLGDRIVRHLLERSSGHRKVILFAKPGTEPFYRRYGFLKLPTAMALFDDPEAALRKGLLSPEP, from the coding sequence ATGAACACGAACACGCTGACCGCAAAGACGATTGACTGTACCTGGGTCGAGGACGCCAAGCGCGTCAACCTGGCCGAGCTGTCGGCCCTTTACAAGATGGTGTCGATGGGCGAGAAGCCGCCGCAGTCGCTGGCCATCGCCCTGAGCAACAGCATGTTCGTCTGCTTCGTCTATGCGGGCGACATGCTCATCGGAGCCGGCCGGGTGCTGGGCGACGGGGTCGACACCGCCTACCTCGCCGACATCGCGGTCCACCCGGACTACCAGGGGCTGGGGTTGGGCGACAGAATCGTCAGACACCTGCTCGAGAGATCGAGCGGCCACCGGAAGGTCATCCTCTTCGCCAAGCCCGGCACCGAGCCCTTCTACCGGCGCTACGGCTTCCTGAAGCTGCCCACCGCAATGGCCCTCTTCGACGACCCCGAGGCCGCCCTCCGCAAGGGCCTGCTCAGCCCCGAGCCCTGA
- the pdxR gene encoding MocR-like pyridoxine biosynthesis transcription factor PdxR encodes MTDLGTRMSAAEVLISLDRCSPTPLRLQLEQRLRDLIRAGVLTAGTLLPSSRVLAADLGVSRRLVVEVYEQLVAEGYLISTERCATRVGVVAATTGCATTQEPWTPRYDLRPGLPALAEFPRTAWLRALTHAVRQAPDAAFGNPDPRGSAVLRCAVADYLRRARAVVAHPDRIIICAGFTQALSLLTSTLATLSGRPTIALENPGAAGRDRTITAAGGDWALCPVDEHGMQIDRLPHHAQAAVVTPAHQFPLGATLAPHRRTALLDWARDGRLVIEDDYDAEFRFDRQPVGAVQGLAPEHVAYVGTVSKTLSPALRLGWLVLPSALVDAVTQTKKACDVGSPTLDQLALAHLIDSGAYERHLRRIRKQYHCHRDALVSALGRHLPHAEITGVAAGIHLVVRSPGAPDPDRLVIAAAHNDLAIGSISRFLLGEAREHADRIVLGYANIRPSAIDTAVRTLAALVRPVEPSEGGS; translated from the coding sequence ATGACGGATTTGGGTACCAGAATGTCGGCTGCCGAGGTCTTGATCAGCCTTGACCGCTGCTCGCCGACGCCGCTGCGGCTCCAGTTGGAGCAGCGGCTGCGAGATCTGATCCGCGCCGGTGTGTTGACCGCCGGCACGCTGCTGCCGTCCAGCCGCGTACTCGCTGCCGACCTCGGGGTGTCCCGCCGGTTGGTGGTCGAGGTTTACGAGCAACTCGTTGCTGAAGGCTACCTTATCAGCACCGAACGCTGTGCGACCCGAGTCGGCGTGGTTGCCGCGACAACCGGGTGCGCCACCACCCAGGAACCGTGGACCCCGCGCTACGATCTGCGCCCGGGCCTTCCCGCCCTGGCGGAGTTCCCGCGCACGGCCTGGCTGCGCGCGCTCACCCATGCGGTGCGGCAGGCTCCTGACGCCGCCTTCGGCAATCCCGACCCGCGCGGCTCGGCTGTTCTACGGTGTGCAGTGGCCGACTACCTGAGAAGAGCCCGGGCGGTCGTGGCGCACCCCGACCGCATCATCATCTGCGCCGGCTTCACCCAAGCGCTGTCCCTGCTCACCAGCACACTCGCCACGCTCTCGGGGCGGCCGACCATCGCGCTGGAGAACCCCGGCGCCGCCGGCCGGGACCGCACCATCACTGCGGCCGGCGGCGACTGGGCGCTGTGCCCCGTTGACGAGCACGGCATGCAGATCGACCGACTACCGCACCACGCGCAAGCCGCCGTCGTCACCCCCGCCCATCAGTTCCCACTCGGGGCCACGCTGGCACCGCACCGCCGCACCGCGCTGCTGGACTGGGCCCGCGACGGTCGGCTGGTCATCGAGGACGACTACGACGCGGAGTTCCGCTTCGACCGGCAACCGGTCGGCGCGGTCCAGGGGTTGGCTCCCGAGCACGTCGCCTACGTCGGCACGGTCAGCAAGACCCTCTCCCCCGCGCTACGGCTGGGCTGGCTGGTGCTGCCGTCCGCGCTGGTCGACGCGGTGACGCAGACCAAGAAGGCCTGCGACGTCGGCAGTCCCACCCTCGACCAGCTCGCCCTGGCGCACCTGATCGACAGCGGCGCCTATGAACGCCACCTCCGGCGGATCCGCAAGCAGTACCACTGCCACCGCGACGCCCTGGTCTCGGCACTCGGCCGGCACCTGCCCCATGCGGAGATCACCGGTGTCGCCGCCGGGATCCACCTGGTCGTCCGGTCACCGGGTGCCCCGGATCCGGACCGCCTGGTGATCGCCGCCGCCCACAACGACCTTGCCATCGGCAGCATTTCCCGCTTCCTACTGGGCGAGGCCCGCGAACACGCCGACCGGATCGTCCTCGGCTACGCCAACATCCGACCGAGCGCCATCGACACCGCCGTCCGCACGCTGGCCGCCCTCGTCCGGCCGGTGGAGCCGAGCGAGGGCGGTTCGTGA
- a CDS encoding MFS transporter yields the protein MSSTVIDNAPYSAFHRRLALACSGGPLLDGYILSIVGVALIGMTPELGLSTADVSLIGASALVGMFVGGAVFGVLTDRIGREVMYTLDLLVMVVCSIASFWATDVWAIVALRFVLGMAVAADYPIATSLLAEWLPIKERGRLLGKQIVAWYAGSVLAYVVGYLFLQLGGSGSWRWMQASSAVLCVFFLVIRRGSPESPLWLAQHGRGEEAVAVVRKHLGRDVTVEELGGGAQALDGERLDTGSLRVLFSPAYRRRTLFCGLFFLCQVAPLFAMLTFGPAILGSFGLPGGTVMDTLGTGLISLVFLIGCYPALRAIDSHGRRPTIIWSFALMIVPLVFLGVWPTAPALLALLALCAYAFLCGGPNVLDWTYPNELFPTSVRATAVGLATSVSRIGAAVGTFLLPVALTGLGIGPTMLLAAALTAIGLLVSVRWAEETKGMGLEQAAALTIPPQGNRVVTDGSSTARLSQS from the coding sequence ATGTCCTCCACAGTGATCGACAACGCACCGTATTCGGCCTTTCACCGCCGCCTGGCACTGGCCTGCTCCGGCGGGCCGTTGCTGGACGGCTACATCCTCAGCATCGTCGGCGTGGCCCTGATCGGCATGACCCCCGAACTGGGTTTGAGCACGGCCGATGTGAGCTTGATCGGCGCCTCGGCGCTGGTCGGGATGTTCGTCGGCGGGGCGGTGTTCGGCGTGCTGACGGACCGGATCGGCCGCGAGGTGATGTACACCCTCGACCTGCTGGTGATGGTGGTCTGCTCGATCGCGTCCTTCTGGGCCACGGACGTCTGGGCGATCGTCGCGCTGCGCTTCGTGCTCGGCATGGCGGTGGCCGCCGACTACCCGATCGCCACCTCCCTGCTGGCAGAATGGCTGCCGATCAAGGAGCGCGGCCGGCTGCTCGGCAAGCAGATCGTCGCCTGGTACGCCGGCTCGGTGCTGGCGTACGTGGTCGGCTACCTGTTCCTGCAGCTGGGCGGGTCGGGCAGCTGGCGCTGGATGCAGGCGAGTTCGGCCGTGCTCTGCGTGTTCTTCCTGGTGATCAGGCGCGGCTCGCCGGAGTCGCCGCTCTGGCTCGCCCAGCACGGCCGCGGCGAGGAGGCGGTCGCGGTGGTGCGCAAGCACCTCGGTCGCGACGTCACCGTCGAGGAACTCGGCGGCGGAGCCCAGGCGTTGGACGGTGAACGGCTGGACACCGGTTCGCTGCGCGTGCTGTTCAGCCCGGCCTACCGTCGCCGCACCCTGTTCTGCGGGCTGTTCTTCCTCTGCCAGGTGGCCCCGCTGTTCGCGATGCTGACCTTCGGCCCGGCCATCCTGGGCTCCTTCGGCCTGCCCGGCGGCACCGTGATGGACACCCTGGGCACCGGCCTGATCAGCCTGGTCTTCCTGATCGGCTGCTACCCAGCGCTGCGGGCCATCGACAGCCACGGCCGCCGGCCCACGATCATCTGGTCGTTCGCGCTGATGATCGTGCCGCTGGTCTTCCTCGGCGTCTGGCCCACCGCCCCCGCCCTGCTGGCCCTACTCGCCCTCTGCGCCTACGCGTTCCTGTGCGGCGGCCCCAACGTCCTTGACTGGACGTACCCCAACGAGCTCTTCCCGACGTCCGTCCGCGCCACGGCCGTTGGCCTGGCCACCTCGGTCAGCCGGATCGGCGCGGCCGTGGGCACCTTCCTGCTCCCGGTTGCCCTGACCGGCCTCGGCATCGGTCCCACCATGCTGCTGGCCGCCGCCCTGACGGCGATCGGCCTGCTGGTGAGCGTGCGTTGGGCGGAGGAGACCAAGGGCATGGGCCTGGAACAGGCCGCCGCCCTCACAATTCCGCCCCAGGGCAACCGGGTTGTCACTGACGGATCGTCAACAGCCCGACTGTCGCAGAGCTGA
- a CDS encoding LysM peptidoglycan-binding domain-containing protein, giving the protein MRALPTALGALLVLAVLLVGVPAALLYGTQAVSAMGGVGHQDIGQLLTSPDDGRLFLWALVAIGWLGWGCFALSVLLEIPAQLRGRVVRRLPAFGWSQRLAGGLVGAVIALLPVAGGAFAATASPAQLSAATAPAQLASAAQQAALTTAAATTAAPAADPGPQAPTYTVKDSRPADSLWSIAEHQLGSGDRWQEIAKLNAGRVMDGSGTVFDADRPIQPGWRLLMPADAKPDAASAPASTTATAPAGGSGGSGGARHATATVRPGDTLSAIALREMGSSDAWPQLFDANKGVTAPDGEKLTDPNTLEPGMVLTIPGAAPTQPAPAPSPVAPSQPAPAQPAPAQPAQGSPAPGSATPQGGSAPSAPAGRDVSPHPAPHLTPPPQVAAHPGGPVEDAKSSYTAALAASGIGVLLAAVLIGAVAHRRGQQQRNRRPRRRIPMPALPAATFEAELKARQSSTGLDLLNRSLRTLGRNVSRTGKRLPPLAAVRVTNGGVVELHLAAAAVPIAPFRAAHAANVWWCAGDSDDLLSAEQAAKVPAPYPALVTLGTAPDGAAVLADLETIRLMHLSGHPDDARAVLRTIALELAHSPLADNLNLHLIGFPEELPVSDTVADRVHRYPTLAEALAELGPRIDEARGALVNVGAAHPRDARSRGEADEAWVPDIVLSAQPPTGDVPSELGRLLDGRPRTCLAVISRAPERGAGPVARWTLPSTGAVVLPGLHLSVQLQRLTEEQFAHWSELLSTTAATAEEEAPAWTYDGDEIEPAELPKPVPVLAGVAAGTASFVGGSLPDGPSESGPKLIARLIGTGSSPFASLDPAGAGGAKRPGRQADAPVIENLPALVATPPPLDVMPPAAPQPPAGAQPPTDLLPPAEPLPPADPQLPADAAPPVDVPTETADTAEPVPTHETAQAAPPADPRMPFRPEPIPATDPAPTPPDGTPPGGTPLAARTDADDLLAILRSPEAHAIRTTPRVRLLGPVDVLGATGPAQPGDLPALTEAAAFLALNPGADPAAVQRALHPGDHARPDHPAAATVGELAAWFGGDPDGRAFLRRDELENCSFAPTVTCDWDEFRSLYRRGMRSTSTTADAALAHALALVRGAPFAETPATGYGWAEATRQDMLAAIIDTAHELAARRLQYGDHRSAEAAVFRGLAVAPDVELLHRDLFYAYASAGARDQLLKAVNRLDALSRRTGRSLDPDTVALLRDLLSNP; this is encoded by the coding sequence ATGCGCGCGCTGCCGACCGCGCTGGGCGCGCTGCTGGTGCTCGCAGTGCTGCTGGTCGGGGTGCCCGCCGCGCTGCTCTACGGCACCCAGGCGGTGTCCGCGATGGGAGGCGTCGGGCACCAGGACATCGGGCAGTTGCTCACCTCGCCGGACGACGGGCGGCTCTTCCTCTGGGCGCTGGTCGCGATCGGCTGGCTCGGCTGGGGCTGTTTCGCGCTGTCGGTGCTGCTGGAGATCCCGGCGCAGCTGCGCGGCCGGGTGGTGCGGCGGCTGCCGGCCTTCGGGTGGAGCCAGCGGCTCGCGGGCGGGCTGGTCGGTGCGGTGATCGCGCTGCTCCCGGTGGCCGGGGGCGCGTTCGCCGCGACGGCGAGCCCGGCACAGCTCAGCGCCGCCACGGCACCGGCCCAACTGGCGTCCGCCGCGCAGCAGGCCGCGCTCACTACGGCCGCCGCGACCACCGCGGCGCCCGCCGCCGACCCCGGTCCGCAGGCGCCGACCTACACCGTCAAGGACAGCCGACCGGCCGACAGCCTCTGGTCGATCGCGGAACACCAACTCGGCTCGGGGGACCGCTGGCAGGAGATCGCCAAGCTCAACGCCGGCCGGGTGATGGATGGTTCCGGTACCGTCTTCGACGCGGACCGGCCCATCCAGCCCGGCTGGCGGCTGCTGATGCCTGCCGACGCCAAGCCCGACGCCGCCTCCGCGCCCGCGTCCACCACCGCGACCGCTCCGGCGGGCGGTTCGGGCGGTTCGGGCGGGGCACGGCACGCCACCGCGACCGTCCGGCCTGGTGACACCCTCTCGGCCATCGCCCTGCGGGAGATGGGCAGTTCGGACGCCTGGCCGCAGCTGTTCGACGCCAACAAGGGCGTGACCGCACCGGATGGAGAGAAGCTGACCGACCCGAACACGCTGGAACCCGGCATGGTGCTGACCATTCCGGGCGCCGCGCCCACCCAGCCGGCGCCGGCTCCGAGCCCGGTGGCACCCAGCCAGCCCGCGCCCGCACAGCCCGCGCCCGCACAGCCCGCGCAGGGCTCGCCCGCGCCGGGTTCGGCTACCCCGCAGGGCGGTTCGGCGCCGTCGGCACCCGCAGGGCGGGACGTGTCGCCGCACCCGGCCCCCCACCTGACCCCGCCCCCGCAGGTCGCCGCCCACCCCGGCGGGCCGGTCGAGGACGCCAAGAGCAGCTACACCGCCGCCCTCGCCGCCTCCGGGATCGGCGTGCTGCTCGCCGCCGTGCTGATCGGCGCAGTGGCCCACCGGCGCGGCCAGCAGCAGCGGAACCGCCGCCCCCGGCGCCGGATCCCGATGCCCGCGCTGCCCGCCGCCACCTTCGAGGCCGAACTGAAGGCCCGGCAGAGCAGCACCGGCCTGGACCTGCTCAACCGGTCACTGCGCACCCTGGGTCGCAACGTCAGCCGCACCGGCAAGCGGCTGCCTCCGCTCGCCGCCGTCCGGGTCACCAACGGCGGCGTCGTCGAACTGCACCTGGCCGCCGCCGCCGTGCCGATCGCCCCGTTCCGGGCCGCGCACGCCGCCAACGTCTGGTGGTGCGCGGGCGACTCCGACGACCTGCTCTCCGCCGAGCAGGCCGCCAAGGTCCCGGCGCCCTACCCGGCGCTGGTCACCCTGGGCACGGCCCCCGACGGCGCGGCGGTCCTCGCCGACCTGGAGACCATCCGGCTCATGCACCTCTCCGGTCACCCCGACGACGCCCGGGCGGTGCTGCGCACCATTGCGCTGGAACTCGCCCACAGCCCGCTGGCCGACAACCTCAACCTGCACCTGATCGGCTTCCCCGAGGAACTGCCGGTCTCCGACACCGTCGCCGACCGGGTGCACCGCTACCCGACCCTCGCCGAGGCGCTCGCCGAACTCGGCCCGCGCATCGACGAGGCGCGCGGCGCCCTGGTCAACGTCGGTGCCGCGCACCCCCGGGACGCCCGCAGCCGCGGCGAGGCCGACGAGGCCTGGGTGCCCGACATCGTGCTCTCCGCACAGCCGCCCACCGGCGACGTCCCGTCAGAGCTCGGACGGCTGCTGGACGGCCGCCCGCGCACCTGCCTGGCCGTGATCTCCCGGGCGCCCGAGCGCGGGGCCGGCCCGGTCGCCCGCTGGACGCTGCCCAGCACCGGCGCCGTCGTGCTGCCCGGCCTGCACCTCTCCGTGCAGTTGCAGCGGCTGACCGAGGAACAGTTCGCCCACTGGAGCGAGTTGCTCAGCACCACTGCCGCAACCGCCGAGGAGGAGGCGCCCGCCTGGACCTACGACGGGGACGAGATCGAGCCCGCCGAACTGCCCAAGCCCGTACCGGTGCTGGCCGGCGTCGCCGCCGGCACGGCCTCCTTCGTGGGCGGTTCGCTGCCCGACGGCCCGTCCGAGAGCGGACCCAAGCTGATCGCCCGCCTGATCGGCACCGGCAGCAGCCCGTTCGCCTCGCTCGACCCGGCCGGTGCGGGTGGCGCAAAGCGGCCGGGGCGGCAGGCGGACGCGCCGGTGATCGAGAACCTTCCGGCGCTGGTGGCGACACCGCCGCCCCTGGACGTCATGCCTCCCGCAGCCCCGCAGCCGCCCGCAGGCGCACAGCCTCCCACAGACCTGCTGCCTCCTGCAGAGCCGCTGCCTCCCGCAGACCCGCAGCTGCCTGCGGATGCCGCGCCGCCCGTCGATGTCCCCACCGAGACCGCCGACACCGCCGAGCCCGTGCCCACCCATGAAACGGCCCAGGCGGCGCCCCCGGCCGACCCGCGCATGCCGTTCCGGCCCGAGCCGATCCCCGCCACCGATCCCGCCCCCACCCCGCCCGACGGAACCCCGCCCGGTGGCACCCCCTTGGCCGCCCGCACCGACGCGGACGACCTGCTCGCCATCCTCCGCTCGCCCGAGGCGCACGCCATCCGCACCACCCCCCGGGTGCGCCTGCTCGGCCCGGTCGACGTGCTCGGCGCCACCGGGCCGGCCCAACCCGGCGACCTGCCCGCCCTGACCGAAGCGGCCGCCTTCCTGGCGCTCAACCCGGGCGCCGACCCGGCGGCCGTCCAGCGGGCCCTGCACCCGGGCGACCACGCCCGCCCGGACCACCCCGCAGCCGCCACCGTCGGCGAGCTCGCCGCCTGGTTCGGCGGCGACCCCGACGGCCGGGCGTTCCTGCGTCGGGACGAGCTGGAGAACTGCAGCTTCGCCCCGACGGTCACCTGTGACTGGGACGAGTTCCGCAGCCTCTACCGGCGCGGCATGCGCAGCACCAGCACCACCGCCGACGCCGCCCTGGCCCACGCCCTCGCCCTGGTCCGCGGCGCCCCGTTCGCCGAGACCCCGGCCACCGGCTACGGCTGGGCCGAAGCGACCCGGCAGGACATGCTCGCCGCGATCATCGACACCGCCCATGAACTGGCCGCCCGGAGGCTGCAGTACGGTGACCACCGCAGCGCCGAGGCAGCCGTCTTCCGCGGCCTCGCCGTGGCCCCCGACGTCGAACTGCTGCACCGCGACCTGTTCTACGCCTACGCCTCGGCCGGCGCCCGCGACCAACTCCTGAAGGCCGTCAACCGGTTGGACGCCCTGAGCCGCCGTACCGGCCGCAGCCTGGACCCGGACACCGTGGCCCTGCTGCGCGATCTGCTCTCCAACCCCTGA
- a CDS encoding TadE/TadG family type IV pilus assembly protein, with protein sequence MTALPSGPPPHGERGGARPPRAGRGSAKLLQGERGSLAIEAALVVPVVLGLLCLILVAGRAEQTAGTLQEAARTGARAGSLAPAGHEQSAATDAVNQLLTQSGVHCDGLQVAATVEQLAADPLPQDVRVDVSCKVPVNDLSPIWVPGALELQGTFRSVIDQYRST encoded by the coding sequence ATGACGGCCCTGCCCTCCGGGCCGCCACCGCACGGCGAGCGCGGCGGCGCCAGGCCGCCACGCGCCGGGCGCGGTAGCGCCAAGCTGCTGCAGGGCGAGCGCGGCAGCCTGGCGATCGAGGCGGCGCTGGTGGTCCCGGTGGTCCTGGGGCTGCTGTGCCTGATCCTGGTCGCCGGGCGGGCCGAGCAGACCGCCGGGACGCTGCAGGAGGCGGCCAGGACCGGCGCCAGGGCAGGCTCGCTGGCCCCGGCGGGCCACGAGCAGTCCGCGGCCACTGACGCCGTCAACCAGCTGCTCACCCAGAGCGGGGTGCACTGCGACGGTCTCCAGGTCGCGGCCACCGTCGAACAGTTGGCGGCCGATCCGCTGCCGCAGGATGTCCGGGTGGACGTGTCCTGCAAGGTTCCGGTGAATGATTTGTCGCCGATTTGGGTACCCGGCGCCTTGGAGTTGCAGGGGACCTTCCGATCCGTCATCGACCAGTACCGCTCGACGTAG
- a CDS encoding TadE/TadG family type IV pilus assembly protein, which yields MLSISFAMVFPIIIVLVMLVVQGALIWYSDSVALAAAREGADAARVYGTKDNSLAQPRAELFLQRFNGLLGDTVVTVPKRQPGDTVVTVTVTVHPLFVLPGELTFSQTAQAPIERYQP from the coding sequence GTGCTCAGCATCAGCTTCGCGATGGTGTTCCCGATCATCATCGTCCTGGTGATGCTGGTGGTCCAAGGCGCGCTGATCTGGTACTCGGACAGTGTCGCCCTGGCCGCCGCGCGCGAAGGCGCGGACGCCGCCCGGGTCTACGGCACCAAGGACAACAGCCTGGCCCAGCCCCGGGCCGAGCTGTTCCTCCAGCGCTTCAACGGGCTGCTCGGCGACACCGTGGTCACGGTGCCGAAGCGCCAGCCCGGGGACACCGTCGTCACGGTCACCGTGACCGTGCACCCGCTGTTCGTGCTGCCGGGGGAGTTGACCTTCTCCCAGACCGCCCAGGCTCCGATCGAGAGGTACCAGCCATGA
- a CDS encoding type II secretion system F family protein produces the protein MISPWAVLAGIAAAAGLALLIAELRPAPPDLGTALDRLHRAPGSPRPGAEAEDERWYDRLGSKALGLVGARLPTQSLALIGRSPARFMAHKLLFALIGLLLPAYLTAMAAFVGFGPPVALPVVLSLALAVGGWLLPDGIVQGEAKEARTEYLHAISAYLELVALERASDHGPAEAMRRAAVVGRSAVFRRIQDALERAATDRVPPWEGLEALAGELGLPQLQDVADIMRLSGSDGAAVYDTLRARAKGLRDELLADDLAKAGATSEQMVAPGAALTMLMTVLITYPALYQMLHVF, from the coding sequence ATGATCTCGCCCTGGGCGGTGCTGGCGGGCATCGCGGCGGCCGCCGGCCTGGCCCTGCTGATCGCCGAACTGCGGCCGGCACCACCGGATCTGGGCACGGCGCTGGACCGGCTGCACCGCGCTCCCGGCTCGCCGCGGCCCGGCGCCGAGGCCGAGGACGAGCGCTGGTACGACCGGCTCGGCAGCAAGGCGCTGGGCCTGGTGGGCGCCCGACTGCCCACCCAGTCACTGGCGTTGATCGGCCGCAGCCCGGCCCGGTTCATGGCCCACAAGCTGCTGTTCGCGCTGATCGGCCTGCTGCTGCCGGCCTACCTCACCGCGATGGCGGCGTTCGTCGGCTTCGGCCCGCCGGTCGCGCTGCCGGTGGTGCTCAGCCTGGCGCTGGCCGTCGGCGGCTGGCTGCTGCCGGACGGCATCGTGCAGGGCGAGGCCAAGGAGGCCAGGACGGAGTATCTGCACGCGATCTCCGCCTACCTCGAACTGGTCGCGCTGGAACGGGCCTCCGACCACGGCCCGGCCGAGGCGATGCGGCGGGCGGCGGTGGTCGGCCGCAGCGCCGTCTTCCGCCGGATCCAGGACGCCCTGGAGCGCGCCGCCACCGACCGGGTGCCGCCCTGGGAGGGGCTGGAGGCGCTGGCCGGCGAGCTCGGCCTGCCCCAACTGCAGGACGTGGCCGACATCATGCGGCTGTCGGGCAGTGACGGCGCCGCCGTCTACGACACCCTGCGGGCCCGCGCCAAGGGCCTTCGTGACGAGCTGCTCGCCGACGACCTGGCCAAGGCCGGTGCCACCAGTGAGCAGATGGTGGCGCCCGGTGCGGCGCTCACCATGCTGATGACCGTGCTGATCACCTACCCCGCGCTCTACCAGATGCTCCATGTCTTCTGA
- a CDS encoding type II secretion system F family protein, with product MLLFALCGVLIAGGLVALLVGLRGSAGTPAGHGAPGRLTLRMRLLWYGTTGAPDRGTLRLRRIQAALALITAALAWLFSGIPLSVLLGPALVFGLPWLFAVTRADHRQIRRLEGLAEWTQRLSDVLLLGTGLTQALVTSRRTAPAALQGEVDELAARLQARWRVEDALRAFADTLADATADKVLAALLLRAGDSGPGLARALADLAESVREEVRQRRTIEADRSKHRTTVRWLVSIILLVVVVGSLNSRYTAPYGTVQGQLVLAVLGLAFIGVIAWMRSLAAGKPLPRLLEPDRRSQVAALPAPAEEPVAEPVGEVR from the coding sequence ATGCTGCTCTTCGCCCTGTGCGGCGTCCTGATCGCGGGTGGCCTGGTGGCTCTCCTGGTCGGGCTGCGCGGCTCCGCCGGCACGCCGGCGGGCCATGGCGCGCCGGGCCGGCTGACCCTGCGGATGCGGCTGCTCTGGTACGGCACGACCGGCGCGCCCGATCGCGGCACCCTGCGGCTGCGCCGGATCCAGGCTGCGCTGGCACTGATCACCGCCGCGCTCGCCTGGCTTTTCAGCGGGATCCCGCTCAGCGTGCTGCTGGGCCCCGCGCTGGTCTTCGGGCTGCCCTGGCTGTTCGCGGTCACCCGTGCCGACCACCGGCAGATCCGTCGCCTGGAAGGCCTCGCGGAGTGGACCCAGCGGCTCTCCGACGTGCTGCTGCTCGGCACCGGCCTCACCCAGGCGCTGGTCACCAGCCGGCGCACCGCCCCGGCCGCCCTGCAGGGCGAAGTGGACGAGCTGGCCGCCCGGTTGCAGGCCCGCTGGCGCGTCGAGGACGCACTGCGCGCCTTCGCCGACACGCTGGCCGACGCGACCGCCGACAAGGTGCTCGCCGCGCTGCTGCTGCGGGCCGGCGACAGCGGACCCGGGCTGGCCCGGGCGCTCGCCGACCTCGCCGAGTCGGTCCGCGAGGAGGTGCGCCAGCGGCGGACGATCGAGGCCGACCGGTCCAAGCACCGCACCACGGTCCGCTGGCTGGTCAGCATCATCCTACTGGTCGTCGTGGTCGGCTCGCTCAACTCCCGCTACACCGCGCCCTACGGCACTGTCCAGGGCCAACTGGTGTTGGCCGTACTGGGGTTGGCGTTCATCGGGGTGATCGCCTGGATGCGCTCGCTGGCCGCGGGCAAGCCGCTGCCCCGGCTGCTGGAGCCGGACCGGCGCAGCCAGGTGGCCGCGCTGCCCGCGCCGGCCGAGGAGCCGGTGGCCGAACCGGTCGGGGAGGTCCGATGA